One window of the Oceanicaulis sp. genome contains the following:
- a CDS encoding NUDIX domain-containing protein translates to MDAASAEKTRTKALRPRLAASLILTRERTGGRVEILLGRRSGGHVFMPQKYVFPGGRVDRGDGYAPLASEPRREVRETLCRVLSERRARAAAAAALRETAEETGLLLATPGPIEKPRPAWAPFAEAGVRPDASALDLVARAITPPGRPRRFDAFFFTAPADAVHGDAALVGNGELEDLQWVSTAEARELDIPIITRFVLGELDAKLKGELDCVRCARVTRSGPKVDTL, encoded by the coding sequence ATGGACGCCGCAAGCGCTGAAAAGACCAGGACCAAGGCCCTCCGCCCCCGCCTCGCCGCCTCGCTGATCCTGACGCGGGAGCGCACCGGCGGGCGCGTGGAGATCCTGCTCGGCCGGCGGTCGGGCGGTCACGTCTTCATGCCGCAGAAATACGTCTTTCCCGGCGGCCGGGTCGATCGCGGCGACGGCTACGCCCCGCTCGCAAGCGAGCCCCGGCGCGAGGTGCGTGAAACGCTGTGCCGCGTGCTGAGCGAGCGGCGCGCCCGCGCCGCCGCCGCCGCCGCGCTGAGGGAGACGGCCGAGGAGACCGGCCTGCTGCTCGCAACGCCGGGGCCGATCGAGAAGCCCCGCCCCGCCTGGGCGCCGTTCGCCGAGGCCGGCGTGCGCCCCGATGCGAGCGCGCTCGATCTCGTCGCCCGCGCGATCACCCCGCCGGGACGGCCGCGCCGCTTCGACGCCTTCTTCTTCACCGCGCCCGCAGACGCGGTTCACGGCGATGCGGCGCTGGTCGGCAACGGCGAGCTTGAAGACCTCCAATGGGTGTCGACCGCCGAGGCGCGGGAGCTCGACATCCCGATCATCACTCGCTTCGTGCTCGGCGAACTCGACGCCAAGCTCAAGGGCGAGCTCGACTGCGTGCGCTGCGCCCGGGTCACCCGCTCGGGCCCGAAAGTGGACACGCTGTGA